Proteins encoded together in one Mauremys reevesii isolate NIE-2019 linkage group 11, ASM1616193v1, whole genome shotgun sequence window:
- the LRRFIP1 gene encoding leucine-rich repeat flightless-interacting protein 1 isoform X34: MGTQGTGRKRLPNRERLTAEDDALNQIAREAEARLAAKRAARAEAREIRMKELERQQKEVEERPEKDFEKGVRTVSSLSAATLASLGGTSSRRGSGDTSISVDTEASIREIKDINELKNQIQDVEGKYMQGLKEMKDSLAEVEEKYKKAMVSNAQLDNEKTNFMYQVDTLKDALLELEEQLAESRRQYEEKSKEFEREKHAHSILQFQFTEIKETLKQREEMLEEIRLLQQKQESYIREISDLQETIEWKDKKIGALERQKEFFDSIRSERDDLRDEVVVLKEQLKKHGIIPNLEVATNGEALDGFDNEAHSDSTKITPGATQILQTAGDGTLGRANEVDMKDEILEDVGKREILQNTEHEEHKEESEEQEIVKECTEIKTLHADENTEAEKTMEDNDVTSTVMLSSGREEQIQSHTEHVSGNVSSTENSDVIELRKETESGDNSIEAQQSGSKESEHSSDLNHLTNENGETGTLQSQGTETPQGIPTDLDTEHESERVAQEQKVKQEDFTICQREGSIEIFQEALDFVVSSHASASDQSGSPEGARAGTGIEESHVEVHTESLCQAEESTENEVMSSLEKQLDEDEGCIDRTISKVGSGKNESDTAEEENKTGNTVPSQGRKEVDSVEEEGEAACESEITPDTIVKEQKPDETHTLSTFSKSNLILAEEEGNMQDEAENEKDIIGRGQTKDIGKMEELTGILDIQPDSENKKVEEEEPVASLDEFAEIKEGVSHQTGQDQDVMKESQSQETILVPSPSDREIEESNTEMWDESRKGKESRSELMEDERTQVETQTIKYSEEIKNNPIQEKDKTVENEMQKVVKQEEDESRQELTQDVSVIIEEKVDDKEASVESSEKLDLPDQQHDRFVSDDSSLQKITKLSQQLSESLEGNTKEMEVQNTVLDDACQLSRKERATEQMGNGNEEDENKGIEEQHEFQEVKKLEVDPDSEEDADNLKTQKAELDEKPNEQVEVEGQEEEIVEDDGKKIYFDDELEQILKTPGKHDAEKVNTQTLEEVREKEIVTETAKTEKSEKEEAHQSRTQSVENEGMVTEGNASIQQEKEKEAEEAAHLQTDASQSAAPEKACDLVEDETENEKVLDSNDMEKIADGYSSEQELGNVGNTRDESKEDMQASRRGKGRSKEDCMIS, from the exons GTTGAAGAAAGGCCAGAAAAAGACTTTGAGAAG GGAGTTCGTACTGTGTCAAGCTTATCAGCAGCTACACTAGCCTCTCTGGGTGGAACTTCCTCCCGGAGAGGCAGTGGGGACACCTCCATCTCCGTTGATACTGAGGCATCCATTAGAGAAATTAAG GATATCAATGAGTTAAAGAACCAGATTCAGGATGTAGAAGGCAAATACATGCAGGGATTGAAAGAAATGAAG GACTCCCTAGCAGAAGTTGAAGAGAAATATAAAAAGGCTATGGTGTCTAATGCTCAACTAGACAATGAGAAAACCAACTTCATGTACCAAGTCGATACCTTGAAGGATGCATTGTTAGAGTTAGAAGAACAGCTGGCAGAATCCAGGAGGCAATATGAAGAGAAAAGCAAA GAATTTGAGCGGGAAAAGCATGCTCATAGCATATTGCAGTTTCAGTTCACGGAAATCAAGGAGACCCTGAAGCAAAGAGAAGAAATGCTCGAG GAAATCCGACTGCTGCAACAGAAACAGGAGAGCTATATTAGGGAAATTTCTGATCTTCAGGAGACGATAGAGTGGAAAGACAAAAAAATAGGG GCGTTAGAGAGGCAGAAAGAGTTCTTTGATTCCATAAGGAGTGAGCGGGATGACCTCAGAGATGAGGTGGTTGTGCTGAAGGAACAACTGAAG AAACACGGAATAATTCCAAACTTGGAAGTAGCCACCAATGGGGAGGCTTTAGATGGTTTCGATAATGAAGCACATTCAGATTCTACCAAGATTACTCCAGGAGCAACTCAGATCCTACAGACAGCTGGGGATGGGACGCTAG GCAGAGCGAATGAAGTGGACATGAAAGATGAGATTTTGGAGGATGTGGGGAAAAGAGAAATCTTGCAGAATACTGAGCATGAGGAACACAAAGAGGAGTCTGAGGAGCAGGAAATTGTAAAGGAGTGTACGGAAATAAAGACATTGCATGCTGATGAAAATACAGAGGCAGAGAAAACCATGGAAGACAATGATGTCACATCAACAGTGATGTTAAGTAGTGGACGTGAGGAACAAATTCAAAGCCACACAGAACATGTTTCAGGAAATGTTTCTTCCACTGAAAATAGTGATGTAATTGAGTTGAGAAAGGAAACAGAATCAGGAGATAATAGCATAGAAGCCCAACAGTCTGGTAGTAAGGAATCTGAACATAgtagtgatttaaatcatttgACTAATGAGAATGGGGAAACAGGTACACTGCAAAGTCAGGGCACTGAGACTCCTCAGGGAATACCTACTGACTTAGACACAGAGCATGAATCTGAAAGAGTTGCACAAGAGCAGAAAGTAAAACAAGAGGATTTTACAATTTGCCAGAGAGAAGGCAGTATtgaaatatttcaggaagctctTGATTTTGTGGTTAGCAGCCATGCATCAGCTTCTGATCAGTCAGGATCACCAGAAGGTGCAAGAGCAGGTACAGGTATTGAAGAATCACATGTGGAGGTTCACACTGAAAGTCTCTGTCAAGCAGAAGAAAGCACTGAAAATGAGGTTATGAGTAGTTTGGAGAAACAGCTTGATGAAGATGAAGGGTGCATAGACAGAACAATTAGTAAAGTAGGGAGTGGTAAAAATGAGAGTGATACAGCCGAAGAAGAAAATAAGACTGGAAATACAGTTCCGAGTCAGGGAAGGAAAGAAGTAGATTCTgtggaagaggagggagaagcagcatGTGAAAGTGAGATCACACCTGATACAATTGTAAAGGAACAAAAACCAGATGAAACACATACTCTGTCCACTTTTTCAAAGAGCAATCTGATATTAGCGGAAGAGGAAGGAAATATGCAAGATGAGGCAGAGAATGAGAAGGATATTATTGGGAGGGGACAAACAAAAGACATAGGAAAGATGGAAGAATTGACAGGCATTTTGGACATACAACCAGATTCTGAAAACAAAAAGGTGGAAGAGGAGGAACCTGTGGCATCCCTAGATGAATTTGCAGAGATAAAAGAGGGTGTATCGCATCAGACAGGGCAGGACCAAGATGTCATGAAAGAAAGTCAATCCCAAGAAACTATTTTAGTTCCTAGTCCCAGCGATCGTGAAATTGAGGAGTCAAACACAGAAATGTGGGATGAAtctaggaaaggaaaagaaagtagAAGTGAGTTGATGGAAGATGAGAGAACACAGGTAGAAACCCAAACAATTAAGTAcagtgaagaaataaagaataaTCCAATACAAGAAAAAGATAAGACTGTAGAAAATGAAATGCAGAAAGTAGTTAAACAAGAGGAAGATGAATCTAGACAGGAATTGACTCAAGATGTCAGTGTAATTATTGAAGAGAAAGTTGATGATAAAGAGGCATCAGTGGAAAGTAGCGAGAAGCTGGATCTTCCAGACCAGCAGCATGATAGATTCGTTTCTGATGATAGTTCATTGCAGAAAATCACAAAACTATCACAGCAACTTAGTGAATCCCTTGAAGGCAACACAAAGGAAATGGAAGTTCAGAACACTGTGTTAGATGATGCATGTCAACTTAGCAGAAAAGAAAGGGCTACAGAACAGATGGGAAATGGGAATGAGGAAGATGAAAATAAAGGAATAGAAGAGCAACATGAATTTCAAGAAGTTAAGAAACTGGAAGTTGATCCAGATAGTGAGGAAGATGCTGATAACCTCAAGACACAGAAAGCAGAGCTGGATGAGAAGCCTAATGAACAAGTTGAGGTGGAGGGTCAAGAGGAGGAAATAGTGGAAGATGATGGTAAAAAAATTTATTTTGATGACGAATTAGAGCAGATATTAAAAACTCCTGGAAAGCATGATGCTGAGAAAGTTAATACACAAACTTTGGAGGAAGTTAGGGAAAAGGAAATAGTCACAGAAACTGCCAAAACAGAAAAAAGTGAAAAGGAGGAAGCTCATCAAAGCAGAACACAGAGTGTAGAGAATGAGGGCATGGTTACTGAAGGCAATGCTAGTATCcagcaggaaaaagaaaaggaagctgAAGAAGCTGCTCATTTGCAAACTGATGCATCTCAGTCTGCAGCTCCAGAAAAAGCATGTGATCTGGTGGAGGATgaaactgaaaatgaaaaagtGTTAGACAGCAATGATATGGAAAAAATAGCTGATGGATATTCATCAGAACAGGAGTTAGGAAACGTAGGCAACACTAGGGATGAAAGCAAAGAGGATATGCAAGCTAGTAGAAGGGGCAAGGGTAGATCTAAAGAAGATTGTATGATATCATGA
- the LRRFIP1 gene encoding leucine-rich repeat flightless-interacting protein 1 isoform X33, with protein MGTQGTGRKRLPNRERLTAEDDALNQIAREAEARLAAKRAARAEAREIRMKELERQQKEAGLENERTKKKNSKAVEERPEKDFEKGVRTVSSLSAATLASLGGTSSRRGSGDTSISVDTEASIREIKDINELKNQIQDVEGKYMQGLKEMKDSLAEVEEKYKKAMVSNAQLDNEKTNFMYQVDTLKDALLELEEQLAESRRQYEEKSKEFEREKHAHSILQFQFTEIKETLKQREEMLEEIRLLQQKQESYIREISDLQETIEWKDKKIGALERQKEFFDSIRSERDDLRDEVVVLKEQLKKHGIIPNLEVATNGEALDGFDNEAHSDSTKITPGATQILQTAGDGTLGRANEVDMKDEILEDVGKREILQNTEHEEHKEESEEQEIVKECTEIKTLHADENTEAEKTMEDNDVTSTVMLSSGREEQIQSHTEHVSGNVSSTENSDVIELRKETESGDNSIEAQQSGSKESEHSSDLNHLTNENGETGTLQSQGTETPQGIPTDLDTEHESERVAQEQKVKQEDFTICQREGSIEIFQEALDFVVSSHASASDQSGSPEGARAGTGIEESHVEVHTESLCQAEESTENEVMSSLEKQLDEDEGCIDRTISKVGSGKNESDTAEEENKTGNTVPSQGRKEVDSVEEEGEAACESEITPDTIVKEQKPDETHTLSTFSKSNLILAEEEGNMQDEAENEKDIIGRGQTKDIGKMEELTGILDIQPDSENKKVEEEEPVASLDEFAEIKEGVSHQTGQDQDVMKESQSQETILVPSPSDREIEESNTEMWDESRKGKESRSELMEDERTQVETQTIKYSEEIKNNPIQEKDKTVENEMQKVVKQEEDESRQELTQDVSVIIEEKVDDKEASVESSEKLDLPDQQHDRFVSDDSSLQKITKLSQQLSESLEGNTKEMEVQNTVLDDACQLSRKERATEQMGNGNEEDENKGIEEQHEFQEVKKLEVDPDSEEDADNLKTQKAELDEKPNEQVEVEGQEEEIVEDDGKKIYFDDELEQILKTPGKHDAEKVNTQTLEEVREKEIVTETAKTEKSEKEEAHQSRTQSVENEGMVTEGNASIQQEKEKEAEEAAHLQTDASQSAAPEKACDLVEDETENEKVLDSNDMEKIADGYSSEQELGNVGNTRDESKEDMQASRRGKGRSKEDCMIS; from the exons GTTGAAGAAAGGCCAGAAAAAGACTTTGAGAAG GGAGTTCGTACTGTGTCAAGCTTATCAGCAGCTACACTAGCCTCTCTGGGTGGAACTTCCTCCCGGAGAGGCAGTGGGGACACCTCCATCTCCGTTGATACTGAGGCATCCATTAGAGAAATTAAG GATATCAATGAGTTAAAGAACCAGATTCAGGATGTAGAAGGCAAATACATGCAGGGATTGAAAGAAATGAAG GACTCCCTAGCAGAAGTTGAAGAGAAATATAAAAAGGCTATGGTGTCTAATGCTCAACTAGACAATGAGAAAACCAACTTCATGTACCAAGTCGATACCTTGAAGGATGCATTGTTAGAGTTAGAAGAACAGCTGGCAGAATCCAGGAGGCAATATGAAGAGAAAAGCAAA GAATTTGAGCGGGAAAAGCATGCTCATAGCATATTGCAGTTTCAGTTCACGGAAATCAAGGAGACCCTGAAGCAAAGAGAAGAAATGCTCGAG GAAATCCGACTGCTGCAACAGAAACAGGAGAGCTATATTAGGGAAATTTCTGATCTTCAGGAGACGATAGAGTGGAAAGACAAAAAAATAGGG GCGTTAGAGAGGCAGAAAGAGTTCTTTGATTCCATAAGGAGTGAGCGGGATGACCTCAGAGATGAGGTGGTTGTGCTGAAGGAACAACTGAAG AAACACGGAATAATTCCAAACTTGGAAGTAGCCACCAATGGGGAGGCTTTAGATGGTTTCGATAATGAAGCACATTCAGATTCTACCAAGATTACTCCAGGAGCAACTCAGATCCTACAGACAGCTGGGGATGGGACGCTAG GCAGAGCGAATGAAGTGGACATGAAAGATGAGATTTTGGAGGATGTGGGGAAAAGAGAAATCTTGCAGAATACTGAGCATGAGGAACACAAAGAGGAGTCTGAGGAGCAGGAAATTGTAAAGGAGTGTACGGAAATAAAGACATTGCATGCTGATGAAAATACAGAGGCAGAGAAAACCATGGAAGACAATGATGTCACATCAACAGTGATGTTAAGTAGTGGACGTGAGGAACAAATTCAAAGCCACACAGAACATGTTTCAGGAAATGTTTCTTCCACTGAAAATAGTGATGTAATTGAGTTGAGAAAGGAAACAGAATCAGGAGATAATAGCATAGAAGCCCAACAGTCTGGTAGTAAGGAATCTGAACATAgtagtgatttaaatcatttgACTAATGAGAATGGGGAAACAGGTACACTGCAAAGTCAGGGCACTGAGACTCCTCAGGGAATACCTACTGACTTAGACACAGAGCATGAATCTGAAAGAGTTGCACAAGAGCAGAAAGTAAAACAAGAGGATTTTACAATTTGCCAGAGAGAAGGCAGTATtgaaatatttcaggaagctctTGATTTTGTGGTTAGCAGCCATGCATCAGCTTCTGATCAGTCAGGATCACCAGAAGGTGCAAGAGCAGGTACAGGTATTGAAGAATCACATGTGGAGGTTCACACTGAAAGTCTCTGTCAAGCAGAAGAAAGCACTGAAAATGAGGTTATGAGTAGTTTGGAGAAACAGCTTGATGAAGATGAAGGGTGCATAGACAGAACAATTAGTAAAGTAGGGAGTGGTAAAAATGAGAGTGATACAGCCGAAGAAGAAAATAAGACTGGAAATACAGTTCCGAGTCAGGGAAGGAAAGAAGTAGATTCTgtggaagaggagggagaagcagcatGTGAAAGTGAGATCACACCTGATACAATTGTAAAGGAACAAAAACCAGATGAAACACATACTCTGTCCACTTTTTCAAAGAGCAATCTGATATTAGCGGAAGAGGAAGGAAATATGCAAGATGAGGCAGAGAATGAGAAGGATATTATTGGGAGGGGACAAACAAAAGACATAGGAAAGATGGAAGAATTGACAGGCATTTTGGACATACAACCAGATTCTGAAAACAAAAAGGTGGAAGAGGAGGAACCTGTGGCATCCCTAGATGAATTTGCAGAGATAAAAGAGGGTGTATCGCATCAGACAGGGCAGGACCAAGATGTCATGAAAGAAAGTCAATCCCAAGAAACTATTTTAGTTCCTAGTCCCAGCGATCGTGAAATTGAGGAGTCAAACACAGAAATGTGGGATGAAtctaggaaaggaaaagaaagtagAAGTGAGTTGATGGAAGATGAGAGAACACAGGTAGAAACCCAAACAATTAAGTAcagtgaagaaataaagaataaTCCAATACAAGAAAAAGATAAGACTGTAGAAAATGAAATGCAGAAAGTAGTTAAACAAGAGGAAGATGAATCTAGACAGGAATTGACTCAAGATGTCAGTGTAATTATTGAAGAGAAAGTTGATGATAAAGAGGCATCAGTGGAAAGTAGCGAGAAGCTGGATCTTCCAGACCAGCAGCATGATAGATTCGTTTCTGATGATAGTTCATTGCAGAAAATCACAAAACTATCACAGCAACTTAGTGAATCCCTTGAAGGCAACACAAAGGAAATGGAAGTTCAGAACACTGTGTTAGATGATGCATGTCAACTTAGCAGAAAAGAAAGGGCTACAGAACAGATGGGAAATGGGAATGAGGAAGATGAAAATAAAGGAATAGAAGAGCAACATGAATTTCAAGAAGTTAAGAAACTGGAAGTTGATCCAGATAGTGAGGAAGATGCTGATAACCTCAAGACACAGAAAGCAGAGCTGGATGAGAAGCCTAATGAACAAGTTGAGGTGGAGGGTCAAGAGGAGGAAATAGTGGAAGATGATGGTAAAAAAATTTATTTTGATGACGAATTAGAGCAGATATTAAAAACTCCTGGAAAGCATGATGCTGAGAAAGTTAATACACAAACTTTGGAGGAAGTTAGGGAAAAGGAAATAGTCACAGAAACTGCCAAAACAGAAAAAAGTGAAAAGGAGGAAGCTCATCAAAGCAGAACACAGAGTGTAGAGAATGAGGGCATGGTTACTGAAGGCAATGCTAGTATCcagcaggaaaaagaaaaggaagctgAAGAAGCTGCTCATTTGCAAACTGATGCATCTCAGTCTGCAGCTCCAGAAAAAGCATGTGATCTGGTGGAGGATgaaactgaaaatgaaaaagtGTTAGACAGCAATGATATGGAAAAAATAGCTGATGGATATTCATCAGAACAGGAGTTAGGAAACGTAGGCAACACTAGGGATGAAAGCAAAGAGGATATGCAAGCTAGTAGAAGGGGCAAGGGTAGATCTAAAGAAGATTGTATGATATCATGA
- the LRRFIP1 gene encoding leucine-rich repeat flightless-interacting protein 1 isoform X36: MQTEADCFSPEAQKLAEARLAAKRAARAEAREIRMKELERQQKEVEERPEKDFEKGVRTVSSLSAATLASLGGTSSRRGSGDTSISVDTEASIREIKDINELKNQIQDVEGKYMQGLKEMKDSLAEVEEKYKKAMVSNAQLDNEKTNFMYQVDTLKDALLELEEQLAESRRQYEEKSKEFEREKHAHSILQFQFTEIKETLKQREEMLEEIRLLQQKQESYIREISDLQETIEWKDKKIGALERQKEFFDSIRSERDDLRDEVVVLKEQLKKHGIIPNLEVATNGEALDGFDNEAHSDSTKITPGATQILQTAGDGTLGRANEVDMKDEILEDVGKREILQNTEHEEHKEESEEQEIVKECTEIKTLHADENTEAEKTMEDNDVTSTVMLSSGREEQIQSHTEHVSGNVSSTENSDVIELRKETESGDNSIEAQQSGSKESEHSSDLNHLTNENGETGTLQSQGTETPQGIPTDLDTEHESERVAQEQKVKQEDFTICQREGSIEIFQEALDFVVSSHASASDQSGSPEGARAGTGIEESHVEVHTESLCQAEESTENEVMSSLEKQLDEDEGCIDRTISKVGSGKNESDTAEEENKTGNTVPSQGRKEVDSVEEEGEAACESEITPDTIVKEQKPDETHTLSTFSKSNLILAEEEGNMQDEAENEKDIIGRGQTKDIGKMEELTGILDIQPDSENKKVEEEEPVASLDEFAEIKEGVSHQTGQDQDVMKESQSQETILVPSPSDREIEESNTEMWDESRKGKESRSELMEDERTQVETQTIKYSEEIKNNPIQEKDKTVENEMQKVVKQEEDESRQELTQDVSVIIEEKVDDKEASVESSEKLDLPDQQHDRFVSDDSSLQKITKLSQQLSESLEGNTKEMEVQNTVLDDACQLSRKERATEQMGNGNEEDENKGIEEQHEFQEVKKLEVDPDSEEDADNLKTQKAELDEKPNEQVEVEGQEEEIVEDDGKKIYFDDELEQILKTPGKHDAEKVNTQTLEEVREKEIVTETAKTEKSEKEEAHQSRTQSVENEGMVTEGNASIQQEKEKEAEEAAHLQTDASQSAAPEKACDLVEDETENEKVLDSNDMEKIADGYSSEQELGNVGNTRDESKEDMQASRRGKGRSKEDCMIS, from the exons GTTGAAGAAAGGCCAGAAAAAGACTTTGAGAAG GGAGTTCGTACTGTGTCAAGCTTATCAGCAGCTACACTAGCCTCTCTGGGTGGAACTTCCTCCCGGAGAGGCAGTGGGGACACCTCCATCTCCGTTGATACTGAGGCATCCATTAGAGAAATTAAG GATATCAATGAGTTAAAGAACCAGATTCAGGATGTAGAAGGCAAATACATGCAGGGATTGAAAGAAATGAAG GACTCCCTAGCAGAAGTTGAAGAGAAATATAAAAAGGCTATGGTGTCTAATGCTCAACTAGACAATGAGAAAACCAACTTCATGTACCAAGTCGATACCTTGAAGGATGCATTGTTAGAGTTAGAAGAACAGCTGGCAGAATCCAGGAGGCAATATGAAGAGAAAAGCAAA GAATTTGAGCGGGAAAAGCATGCTCATAGCATATTGCAGTTTCAGTTCACGGAAATCAAGGAGACCCTGAAGCAAAGAGAAGAAATGCTCGAG GAAATCCGACTGCTGCAACAGAAACAGGAGAGCTATATTAGGGAAATTTCTGATCTTCAGGAGACGATAGAGTGGAAAGACAAAAAAATAGGG GCGTTAGAGAGGCAGAAAGAGTTCTTTGATTCCATAAGGAGTGAGCGGGATGACCTCAGAGATGAGGTGGTTGTGCTGAAGGAACAACTGAAG AAACACGGAATAATTCCAAACTTGGAAGTAGCCACCAATGGGGAGGCTTTAGATGGTTTCGATAATGAAGCACATTCAGATTCTACCAAGATTACTCCAGGAGCAACTCAGATCCTACAGACAGCTGGGGATGGGACGCTAG GCAGAGCGAATGAAGTGGACATGAAAGATGAGATTTTGGAGGATGTGGGGAAAAGAGAAATCTTGCAGAATACTGAGCATGAGGAACACAAAGAGGAGTCTGAGGAGCAGGAAATTGTAAAGGAGTGTACGGAAATAAAGACATTGCATGCTGATGAAAATACAGAGGCAGAGAAAACCATGGAAGACAATGATGTCACATCAACAGTGATGTTAAGTAGTGGACGTGAGGAACAAATTCAAAGCCACACAGAACATGTTTCAGGAAATGTTTCTTCCACTGAAAATAGTGATGTAATTGAGTTGAGAAAGGAAACAGAATCAGGAGATAATAGCATAGAAGCCCAACAGTCTGGTAGTAAGGAATCTGAACATAgtagtgatttaaatcatttgACTAATGAGAATGGGGAAACAGGTACACTGCAAAGTCAGGGCACTGAGACTCCTCAGGGAATACCTACTGACTTAGACACAGAGCATGAATCTGAAAGAGTTGCACAAGAGCAGAAAGTAAAACAAGAGGATTTTACAATTTGCCAGAGAGAAGGCAGTATtgaaatatttcaggaagctctTGATTTTGTGGTTAGCAGCCATGCATCAGCTTCTGATCAGTCAGGATCACCAGAAGGTGCAAGAGCAGGTACAGGTATTGAAGAATCACATGTGGAGGTTCACACTGAAAGTCTCTGTCAAGCAGAAGAAAGCACTGAAAATGAGGTTATGAGTAGTTTGGAGAAACAGCTTGATGAAGATGAAGGGTGCATAGACAGAACAATTAGTAAAGTAGGGAGTGGTAAAAATGAGAGTGATACAGCCGAAGAAGAAAATAAGACTGGAAATACAGTTCCGAGTCAGGGAAGGAAAGAAGTAGATTCTgtggaagaggagggagaagcagcatGTGAAAGTGAGATCACACCTGATACAATTGTAAAGGAACAAAAACCAGATGAAACACATACTCTGTCCACTTTTTCAAAGAGCAATCTGATATTAGCGGAAGAGGAAGGAAATATGCAAGATGAGGCAGAGAATGAGAAGGATATTATTGGGAGGGGACAAACAAAAGACATAGGAAAGATGGAAGAATTGACAGGCATTTTGGACATACAACCAGATTCTGAAAACAAAAAGGTGGAAGAGGAGGAACCTGTGGCATCCCTAGATGAATTTGCAGAGATAAAAGAGGGTGTATCGCATCAGACAGGGCAGGACCAAGATGTCATGAAAGAAAGTCAATCCCAAGAAACTATTTTAGTTCCTAGTCCCAGCGATCGTGAAATTGAGGAGTCAAACACAGAAATGTGGGATGAAtctaggaaaggaaaagaaagtagAAGTGAGTTGATGGAAGATGAGAGAACACAGGTAGAAACCCAAACAATTAAGTAcagtgaagaaataaagaataaTCCAATACAAGAAAAAGATAAGACTGTAGAAAATGAAATGCAGAAAGTAGTTAAACAAGAGGAAGATGAATCTAGACAGGAATTGACTCAAGATGTCAGTGTAATTATTGAAGAGAAAGTTGATGATAAAGAGGCATCAGTGGAAAGTAGCGAGAAGCTGGATCTTCCAGACCAGCAGCATGATAGATTCGTTTCTGATGATAGTTCATTGCAGAAAATCACAAAACTATCACAGCAACTTAGTGAATCCCTTGAAGGCAACACAAAGGAAATGGAAGTTCAGAACACTGTGTTAGATGATGCATGTCAACTTAGCAGAAAAGAAAGGGCTACAGAACAGATGGGAAATGGGAATGAGGAAGATGAAAATAAAGGAATAGAAGAGCAACATGAATTTCAAGAAGTTAAGAAACTGGAAGTTGATCCAGATAGTGAGGAAGATGCTGATAACCTCAAGACACAGAAAGCAGAGCTGGATGAGAAGCCTAATGAACAAGTTGAGGTGGAGGGTCAAGAGGAGGAAATAGTGGAAGATGATGGTAAAAAAATTTATTTTGATGACGAATTAGAGCAGATATTAAAAACTCCTGGAAAGCATGATGCTGAGAAAGTTAATACACAAACTTTGGAGGAAGTTAGGGAAAAGGAAATAGTCACAGAAACTGCCAAAACAGAAAAAAGTGAAAAGGAGGAAGCTCATCAAAGCAGAACACAGAGTGTAGAGAATGAGGGCATGGTTACTGAAGGCAATGCTAGTATCcagcaggaaaaagaaaaggaagctgAAGAAGCTGCTCATTTGCAAACTGATGCATCTCAGTCTGCAGCTCCAGAAAAAGCATGTGATCTGGTGGAGGATgaaactgaaaatgaaaaagtGTTAGACAGCAATGATATGGAAAAAATAGCTGATGGATATTCATCAGAACAGGAGTTAGGAAACGTAGGCAACACTAGGGATGAAAGCAAAGAGGATATGCAAGCTAGTAGAAGGGGCAAGGGTAGATCTAAAGAAGATTGTATGATATCATGA